The Amycolatopsis mongoliensis genome includes a window with the following:
- a CDS encoding MauE/DoxX family redox-associated membrane protein — MEYLRAACAALIAVVFAVSSVSKLRDFRGFARSVPVLVPMPARWVLPVSVAVVAAEGSTAVLVVVPATATAGFVLASGLLPAFTAAIAASLRRGQRVPCRCFGAADTPVGPRHLARNIVLACLAVLGALAPEHLPPVAGAAVAVAVGVVVAVLVTAMDDIAVVFARSS, encoded by the coding sequence ATGGAGTACCTCCGCGCGGCCTGCGCGGCGCTGATCGCCGTGGTGTTCGCCGTCTCGTCGGTGTCGAAGCTGCGGGACTTCCGCGGGTTCGCGCGGTCGGTGCCCGTGCTGGTGCCGATGCCCGCGAGGTGGGTCCTGCCGGTGTCGGTGGCCGTCGTGGCCGCCGAGGGGAGTACCGCGGTCCTCGTGGTCGTGCCGGCCACCGCGACGGCGGGGTTCGTCCTCGCCTCGGGGTTGCTGCCGGCCTTCACCGCCGCCATCGCCGCTTCGCTACGCCGCGGGCAGCGGGTCCCGTGCCGCTGCTTCGGCGCGGCCGACACCCCGGTCGGCCCGCGCCACCTGGCCCGCAACATCGTGCTGGCCTGCCTGGCCGTCCTCGGCGCGCTCGCGCCGGAGCACCTGCCGCCCGTCGCCGGGGCCGCCGTCGCGGTCGCGGTGGGTGTGGTCGTGGCCGTGCTCGTCACCGCGATGGATGACATCGCCGTCGTGTTCGCAAGGAGTTCCTGA
- a CDS encoding S26 family signal peptidase: protein MRVLVLAGLLAAFVARRMLILTTVDGSSMAPALRSGDRVLVRRTRRPRRGQVALLRYPPLPSGAPAGEQLLLKRVVAVAGDRLPPGWADPDVHGLGGAVVPGGCAVVLGDNRPASWDSRHYGFVPRERMIGVVARHVSRE from the coding sequence GTGAGAGTCCTGGTCCTCGCCGGACTGCTGGCCGCCTTCGTCGCCCGCCGGATGCTGATCCTGACCACAGTGGACGGTTCGAGCATGGCACCGGCCCTGCGGTCCGGCGACCGGGTCCTGGTACGCCGGACCCGCCGCCCACGGCGCGGTCAGGTGGCCCTGCTGCGCTACCCACCCTTGCCGAGCGGAGCGCCGGCGGGGGAGCAGTTGCTGCTCAAACGCGTGGTGGCGGTGGCAGGAGACCGCTTACCGCCCGGGTGGGCCGACCCGGACGTGCACGGCCTCGGCGGTGCGGTGGTACCCGGCGGCTGCGCCGTCGTCCTGGGCGACAACCGGCCGGCCAGCTGGGACTCCCGGCACTACGGGTTCGTGCCGCGAGAGAGGATGATCGGCGTGGTGGCGCGGCACGTCTCCCGGGAGTGA
- a CDS encoding class I SAM-dependent methyltransferase, with protein sequence MSISVPLEPRTRPTRDDLVRAQYADAELVADYADAYTGWGPTARYHHSRLHAVDEVLRSRAGGDLLDIGCGPGMMVRHLLDTRPGDFRITACDRSAAMIDAVVARAGRAEVTPAVGDIENMPFPAGTFDVALAMGVLEYTDVASALREIARVLRPGGLLVATMLNPQSPYRLVEWGVFWPARRALGSLERAVGVAPEHRHGARRTGIKALSARRFRHELWQAGLQPEDPLFYDVTALVPPVDRFVRRWDHSWRDHPERTVSRGVARGLGSGYLMPALRPQPHTALAGHRRATSQTLVG encoded by the coding sequence ATGTCTATTTCTGTACCGCTCGAACCCAGGACCAGGCCAACCCGTGACGATCTGGTGCGGGCCCAGTACGCCGACGCCGAACTGGTGGCGGACTACGCGGACGCCTACACGGGGTGGGGCCCCACCGCCCGCTACCACCACTCACGGCTGCACGCCGTCGACGAGGTCCTTCGCAGCCGCGCCGGCGGCGACCTGCTCGACATCGGCTGCGGTCCCGGGATGATGGTGCGGCACCTGCTCGACACCCGTCCCGGCGACTTCCGGATCACCGCCTGCGACCGCTCGGCGGCGATGATCGACGCGGTCGTGGCCCGAGCCGGCCGGGCTGAGGTCACGCCGGCCGTCGGGGACATCGAGAACATGCCCTTCCCGGCCGGCACCTTCGACGTCGCGCTCGCGATGGGGGTCCTCGAGTACACCGACGTCGCCTCGGCGCTGCGAGAGATCGCGCGGGTCCTGCGGCCCGGCGGTCTGCTCGTGGCCACGATGCTCAACCCGCAAAGCCCTTACCGCTTGGTGGAATGGGGCGTGTTCTGGCCGGCCCGGCGCGCCCTCGGCAGCCTCGAGCGCGCAGTCGGCGTGGCTCCCGAGCACCGCCACGGTGCGCGCCGCACGGGGATCAAGGCGCTGAGCGCACGACGATTCCGGCACGAACTGTGGCAGGCCGGCCTCCAGCCGGAGGACCCGCTGTTCTACGACGTCACAGCGCTGGTGCCGCCGGTGGACCGGTTCGTCCGCCGCTGGGACCACAGTTGGCGCGACCATCCGGAACGCACCGTCAGCCGAGGTGTGGCCCGCGGCCTCGGCAGCGGCTACCTCATGCCGGCGCTGCGGCCGCAGCCGCACACCGCCCTCGCCGGGCACCGCCGCGCGACCAGCCAGACACTCGTCGGCTGA
- a CDS encoding TlpA disulfide reductase family protein encodes MPLVVATLVLLGLFCLLNLLLTVGILRRMRAQAATESGALFALRPGSAIGEFAATTTDGEPVTTATLNGTVAFFSADCAACHDTLPDFLAYARDRGRDNVFAVFGGDEPDTVRALAEVARVVPADLDGGQVATAFRNTWTPALYVVSDGRVVATAGRVHELPVPAGR; translated from the coding sequence ATGCCCCTCGTCGTCGCCACCTTGGTGCTGCTCGGCCTGTTCTGCCTGCTGAACCTGCTCCTGACCGTCGGGATCCTGCGCCGGATGCGGGCTCAGGCCGCCACGGAGTCCGGGGCCCTCTTCGCGCTGCGCCCCGGTTCGGCCATCGGCGAGTTCGCCGCCACCACGACCGACGGCGAGCCGGTCACCACCGCAACGCTGAACGGCACGGTGGCGTTCTTCTCCGCCGATTGCGCTGCCTGCCACGACACCCTGCCGGACTTCCTCGCCTACGCCCGCGATCGGGGCAGGGACAACGTCTTCGCCGTCTTCGGCGGCGATGAGCCGGACACCGTGCGCGCGCTCGCCGAGGTCGCGCGGGTGGTACCGGCCGACCTCGACGGCGGCCAGGTGGCCACCGCGTTCCGCAACACCTGGACACCCGCGCTGTACGTGGTGTCCGACGGGCGGGTGGTCGCGACCGCGGGCCGGGTGCACGAGCTGCCCGTGCCCGCCGGGCGCTGA
- a CDS encoding ABC transporter ATP-binding protein encodes MREPDRRIGADQVRAAATAAAVLLWRSGPARLAGLLVMTAAAATAPIATAWLTKLVLDRLVGRTGAVGGLAAALAFAGLAVAALPVVVHYVRAQIGRAASMVATDRLFDALGRQVGLRTFEDPAYQDRLRLAQESCGRVPEIVDGVGGTLSGTLSLAGFLGSLLVLSPAMTGVVLAAAIPALLAELLLARRRAAVEWRIERFARREFFYSQLLTGVAAATEIRLFGIGAFLRARMMDERRSANDAQRRMDERELWTMGGLTALSAAVAGAGLWWAITSARDGSLSAGDVSMFVAAVAGVQAALGTLASAIANGQARLLSFAHYVAVVRAEPDLPSGSGDAAPALRQGLELRDVWFRYSDEHPWVLRGVDLTIPHGAAVALVGLNGAGKSTLVKLLCRMYDPTRGQILWDGVDLRDIPPALLRWRISAVFQDHMNYDMTAAENIGLGELSALGDRARLVDAASRAGAHDRIAALPRGYDTPLTRIFEIGSEDTSTGVVLSGGQWQRLALARSLVREGRDLMILDEPSSGLDPEAEHEVHARIREHRLGRTSLLISHRLSAVRDADRIAVLEDGRISELGTHDTLLADGRGYARLFRLQADGYQAVP; translated from the coding sequence GTGCGCGAACCGGACCGGCGGATCGGCGCGGACCAGGTGCGGGCGGCGGCCACGGCCGCCGCCGTGCTGCTGTGGCGGTCCGGGCCGGCGCGGCTGGCCGGGCTCCTGGTCATGACGGCGGCCGCGGCGACCGCGCCGATCGCCACCGCCTGGCTGACCAAGCTCGTCCTCGACCGCCTCGTCGGGCGCACCGGCGCGGTCGGCGGCCTCGCCGCGGCACTGGCGTTCGCCGGGCTGGCCGTCGCCGCGTTGCCGGTGGTGGTCCACTACGTCCGGGCACAGATCGGCCGCGCGGCGAGCATGGTCGCCACCGACCGGCTGTTCGACGCGCTGGGCCGTCAGGTCGGGTTGCGCACCTTCGAGGACCCGGCCTACCAGGACCGGTTGCGGCTGGCTCAGGAGAGCTGCGGCCGGGTGCCGGAGATCGTCGACGGCGTCGGCGGCACGCTCAGCGGGACGCTCTCGCTGGCCGGGTTCCTCGGCTCACTGCTCGTGCTGAGCCCGGCGATGACCGGCGTCGTGCTGGCCGCCGCGATCCCCGCGTTGCTCGCCGAACTGCTGCTGGCCCGGCGCCGCGCCGCGGTGGAATGGCGCATCGAGCGGTTCGCCCGGCGCGAGTTCTTCTACAGCCAGCTGCTCACCGGTGTCGCCGCCGCGACCGAGATCCGGCTGTTCGGCATCGGGGCGTTCCTGCGTGCCCGGATGATGGACGAGCGCAGGAGCGCCAACGACGCCCAGCGCCGCATGGACGAGCGGGAGCTGTGGACCATGGGCGGGCTGACCGCGCTGAGCGCGGCGGTCGCCGGTGCCGGGCTCTGGTGGGCGATCACGTCGGCGCGCGACGGGTCGCTCAGCGCCGGCGACGTGTCGATGTTCGTGGCCGCCGTCGCCGGGGTGCAGGCCGCGCTGGGCACGCTGGCGTCGGCGATCGCCAACGGCCAGGCCCGGCTGCTGTCGTTCGCGCACTACGTCGCCGTGGTCCGCGCGGAACCCGATCTGCCGAGCGGATCCGGGGACGCGGCACCCGCGTTGCGGCAGGGGCTCGAGCTGCGTGACGTGTGGTTCCGGTACAGCGACGAACACCCGTGGGTGCTGCGTGGGGTGGACCTCACCATCCCGCACGGCGCGGCCGTCGCCCTCGTCGGCCTCAACGGCGCGGGCAAGAGCACGCTCGTGAAGTTGTTGTGCCGCATGTACGACCCGACGCGCGGGCAGATCCTCTGGGACGGGGTGGACCTGCGCGACATCCCGCCCGCGTTGCTGCGCTGGCGGATCAGCGCCGTGTTCCAGGACCACATGAACTACGACATGACCGCGGCCGAGAACATCGGGCTCGGTGAGCTGTCCGCACTGGGCGACCGGGCCCGGCTGGTGGACGCCGCGTCCCGCGCGGGCGCGCACGACCGGATCGCCGCCCTGCCACGCGGTTACGACACGCCGCTTACCCGGATCTTCGAAATCGGCAGCGAGGACACGTCGACCGGCGTGGTGCTCTCCGGCGGGCAGTGGCAGCGCCTGGCGCTGGCTCGTTCACTCGTCCGGGAGGGCCGGGACCTGATGATCCTGGACGAGCCGAGCTCCGGTCTCGACCCGGAGGCCGAACACGAGGTCCACGCGCGCATCCGCGAGCACCGGCTGGGCCGCACGAGCCTGCTCATCTCGCACCGGCTGAGTGCGGTGCGCGACGCCGACCGCATCGCCGTGCTCGAGGACGGCCGGATCAGCGAGCTGGGCACGCACGACACCCTGCTCGCCGACGGCCGTGGCTACGCGCGCCTGTTCCGCCTGCAGGCCGACGGCTACCAGGCCGTGCCGTGA